The genomic region TAATTGTTCATGTGTGATAAAATTATTATGAAGAATATTTTTTATTATAAATATTAAATATAGGTTTTATTTTTTATATTATATTTTGCTGATATAAATAAAACTTGAGTTTGCATCTTGGTATTAGAAGGAGGAGATGAGCTTGAAAAAGAAAATTGTTATCGTTGACGACCATAGGTTGTTTCTCGAGGGTATGGACGGCATTTTGGCTTCCGTTGAAGACTTCGCCATCGTTGGGAGAGCTTATAGCGCAGAAAGTGCGATTGGCGTTATAAGAATGGCGCGCCCGCATCTTGTTATTCTTGATATTACTATGCCTGATATGAACGGTATTGACGTTACCAAGATAATCAAGCTGGATCTGCCGGATACGAAGGTGCTTATCCTGACGATGCATCTGCACCGCCGCATGATAATAGAGGCATTGAAGGCCGGTGCGGATGGCTATCTTCTGAAGGATTCCGACTCCAAAGAGGTCATAGATGCTGTAAAGATTGTTCTTTCTGGCCTAATATACCTAAGTCCGCCCGTAAGTACTCTTATCGTCAGGGACTATATAAGGAAACTTGACATGCCGATCCCCGACTCCGCACATCTTAACGACCTTTCGGTACGAGAGAGGGAAGTGCTCTCGCTGATATCGGAAGGGGCCGATACCAGAATGATATGCCAAAGGCTCTGCATCAGCCGCAACACAGTTGATTCGCACAGGCGCAGCCTTATGCAGAAGCTCGGATGCGAAAACCTCACAGACCTTATGAGATTTGCCATAAGAGAGGGGGCCGTTAATCTCGATGAATGACAGCGGGATGGATGCCGTACTCAGAGCCATATTCAGCAGTATCTTCGACCAGGTCGCAATTTACTGTATCGTCGAAAACGACGAAGGAGAGCCGGTCGATTTCGTGCTTGAAAATGTCAACGATGCCTATATTACTACGAATGGTCTCACGCGTGATGCGATAATAGGGCGTCTCTATTCTGAAATATGGGCGAACGAGATGGAGCGGGGCTTTTGGAATCTCATGATTAAAGTTGCGCGCGCCGGATGCGGCAGAAGTGTCTCTCGACATGAGCCGCGTTCAAACTATTTTGAGGGCACCTGCACATCCATTCCCGGTATATATTACCAAATGTTCGCCTTTATGCCCTACCCAGGCAAACTCGTGGTCATTCTCAAGGACAAGAGCGAGTGGTATCGCCTCACATTCTCACTCAAGGAAAAAGAACGGTTGCTGCTCAAATACAGAGAAGACCTTCGCAGCCTTACGGCGAGGTTGACCCTGGCCGAGGAGAGGACGCGCCGCTCTATTGCCACCGTACTACACGACAGAATCGGCTATTCGATGGTCACAATGGTAAGGGCGTTGCGCAGGCTTTACGAAATGTGCAAGGATAGCGACCTGCGGCGAGAAGTAGATGAAGTTGCTGCGGAAATGGAGAAGCTGGTAAAAGAGGTGCGTTCCTTTACATTTGA from Synergistes jonesii harbors:
- a CDS encoding response regulator, translating into MKKKIVIVDDHRLFLEGMDGILASVEDFAIVGRAYSAESAIGVIRMARPHLVILDITMPDMNGIDVTKIIKLDLPDTKVLILTMHLHRRMIIEALKAGADGYLLKDSDSKEVIDAVKIVLSGLIYLSPPVSTLIVRDYIRKLDMPIPDSAHLNDLSVREREVLSLISEGADTRMICQRLCISRNTVDSHRRSLMQKLGCENLTDLMRFAIREGAVNLDE
- a CDS encoding sensor histidine kinase; the protein is MNDSGMDAVLRAIFSSIFDQVAIYCIVENDEGEPVDFVLENVNDAYITTNGLTRDAIIGRLYSEIWANEMERGFWNLMIKVARAGCGRSVSRHEPRSNYFEGTCTSIPGIYYQMFAFMPYPGKLVVILKDKSEWYRLTFSLKEKERLLLKYREDLRSLTARLTLAEERTRRSIATVLHDRIGYSMVTMVRALRRLYEMCKDSDLRREVDEVAAEMEKLVKEVRSFTFEISPTLLYDVGLEAALESLGEDFFSKQGIRYEFQSSGKEGKLPEDTKILLFQMVRELFVNIAKHAKASSVVVRIRRGAKKYQVVVEDDGIGFHTPVEKDFRNFSGMGLFSIRERLKSVGGQFSIVSAPDEGTIVSIVAPISVEHAVLTSPKEDDTRMESIIKSRLDHVIDIHGGRRAF